A section of the Acidimicrobiia bacterium genome encodes:
- a CDS encoding DUF3892 domain-containing protein, with the protein MSVVTVIAVCNPDEWWSPRHVSDIIVDIQTGQHTYHLITGDGRELALRVVAGTTGTMLRTETDTWKGQALADVADC; encoded by the coding sequence ATGAGCGTGGTCACTGTCATAGCCGTCTGCAATCCTGATGAATGGTGGTCACCACGTCACGTCTCCGACATCATCGTCGACATCCAGACAGGCCAACACACCTACCACTTGATCACCGGTGACGGGCGCGAGTTGGCACTTCGAGTTGTCGCCGGGACGACGGGAACGATGTTGAGAACCGAAACAGACACCTGGAAAGGCCAGGCTCTCGCCGATGTGGCTGACTGCTGA